tacagtgagggagttttccctgagatttaatcctaaatctgctctgctgtactttgaacccattgccttttgtcctgccctctgtctcaagagagaaacaaattttctccatcttttttatggcagcctttcaaatactTGAAGGCCGCTATCGTGTCTgtccttaatctcctcttttccaaactaaacatacccagttccttcagcctttgctcatacagtttgcattccatcccttggaTCATCTTTctcgctcacctctggatcctttccagtttctttacATCCTTTCTAGACAGTGGTGACCAAAATTGCACACAGCACATCAACTGAgacctaaccagtgctgagtagggCGGTACTATCACCtaccatgacttgcatgctatgcctcagTTAATGCAACCCAACAGtgaatttgctttttttccaacagcaaaagaatccacacccctgagatgTGTCACTGTATTCAACCTAACCCCAATATAAACagcattcttccatcgacctcgCTACCATCTCTCAGAGAGGTGAATTACCTACAGTGACGGGAGAACCCCTGTCATCCATGTAAGTAGTGTCTACACTTCAGCGCTTTGCAgcactgctgtagtgttttaagtgtagacaagccctcaagcaGATttttccagaaaagcatccagtctggaTCTGCAGACATGGGGctttggagaatccaccacttccctttgcaGTTTGTCCCAAAGATTAATCACACCGACTGCTAATCATTTGGCCCTGACTTCCAATTGgactttgtctggcttcagcttccagccattgggtcttccTCTGCCTTTCTAAACGAGATTACAGAGCCGCTtagcacccactgttttttccccatggaaTTCTCTGCTTGATTGTCTTTTTGATGAGATAAATAGATgaagctcttttaatctttctctGTCAGGCATCCTCTCCAGTCTCCAgtcatttttgtggttttttttctgcaccctctccaattttataacatcctttttgaaatgggtACCCCAGAACTTCACGCGGTCAGTTTCATCAGTGCCAcgtacagaggtaaaatccttcccctgctccaactcaccactcccctgattatgcatccaaggatctcattagcCATTTTGACCAGAGCATCACACCGGGAGCTCATGATGACTTAGTTGTTCACAATCaaccctaaatccttttcagggtccctGCGTTCCATAATACAGTGCCCTAGTCTGGGGGTCTGGCCTGCATTCCCTGTTTCGAGAGGATCACTTTGCATTTCAcagtattaaaacattttgtttgcatggGCCCGGCTCAACAAATGCTCCAGATCATTTGgtatgcctgccctggcctcctCATTGTAACCACTCTGCCAGTCTTTGGGTAGTCTGCAAATTTTACTTGCAACAATAATCTATTTGCTTCCAGAtgattgatgaaaatattgaatagcatctAGCCTTGAACTGATCCTTGCAGAACCCCACTACAAAGACCTCCATTTGCTGAGAATGGCCCATTGACAACTGGTTTCTGAGATCTGTTAGAAAGCTAGCTTTTCGTCCATGTAACAAAATCTACTGATATagtgttcattttttaaactgaatgtttTCCCCTACTAAATCCAATGCCTCAGAGAAATAGAAGTCTATTGCATCTGTTTGGTTACCTTGATCAACCAAACATGTATTCTCATGAAAGGATGAAATCAGATTTATTTGACAagacctgttttccataaaccatgttgttcactggcattaattatactcCTAGATTTGTCGctttccctccactgcctgcaTTCCATCTTGTCTGCATCAGACTACTACTGCACCTCCCAGAACATATCTTCCTTGCTCCATCTTGGGGGCTTTCTTATCCGGTGGAGACACTTGGCTGGAGTGGAGGGGGTGCCTCCTTTCAAGGACATATCTGGTAAAGCATAAGtaacaataaacaaaaacattatcGTTAACTATATGTACAGAATTGAAATGCTACATTAAAATACACCGCTGGTAACTCACCAGTCACTTTCCCGCTGACCCTTGATAAGCAGACATGCCTGTGAACAGTGCAAGCATGGTGAGTGTTCCCAGGGGCGAGGGACATTGTGCCTGGGAGAAAAgcaatgtgaaaggggtcatGCGGCACTTCTTGGGGGACAATACTCAAAAGTTTCCAACCCTTTTCCACAGGTGGGAGTCATTGTGGCAGATATCTctctcctgagggtaagcaaggGTGCATCTACTACATGCTTGCGGTTTCTGCCCCAGTCcctatgctgctcgcctgtgtgctgctttggtccttGCCCAAGTAATTGCAGAATGGTGAGAGAAAGTGTCcctcaatgggggaaggaacaaagaagctctgccaaggaacctccAGCAGAGGTTTGGCAGGTACCTGCAGGAaggtttcctagagatctctctggaggattccagTGAAATCTTGGTGTGCATCAAAACCCTGTTCTGCCATACTGCCTAGCTGTTTGGGGAAATGCCCAGCAAACACAAACACTGCCAGCCTTGTACATTTCTCTGCCCTCAGCCCACCTCTGCActtcacaaagcaaaaccacttaccaggggtctcctctcctgcttctggctCACCTGATTGTGACTGCCGAGACTGGCTGGACACCTGCAGAGtggagaacagctcctgactggacATAGCACTGGGCAACCCTGGCATAGGCTGCACATCTTTTAATGCCTCCACCTCTTCATGAATGACTTCCTCCTCTGTGTTAGGTCCAGTTTCTGTAGGCTCCAGccccaccgaagtatccacagggctcttggtgGTGGAAGTTGGGTCACTTCCAAGGATAACATCCAACTCCTTATAAAAATGGCAGTCTGGGGCTCAGCACAggagcgactgtttgcctcccttgccttctggtacgtgtgcctcagctccttcagcttTGCTCTGCACTTCAGCTTGtcccgatcatagcccttttccTGCAAGCTGCAAGAAATCTTCCCCTAGGCACTgaaattcctacagctggagcacagctggaactgcacagcctcctctccccaaatactgagCAGATTCAGCAGCTCCACAGTGGTCCAAGCGGGAGACCATTTGCTGCATAGAGCCGCCATGGCcacctgggaagatgtgatgtgaACATTCCacgccgagcaaacaggaaggggaatttcaaaattaCTGGGCCTTTAAatagggaggagaggaaagtattTACCTGGATGCACGGCAGCAGAGTTGAAACTCCTGACCAGAGAGGttaggatgggcattgtgggatgcctTCCAGAGGCCAATTACAGTGATGAAATCAAGCACAGTGTGTACACTGGCACTTCAGTGACAAAATTTTTGCATAAAAAGCCTTACAACTCTCGTTAAGGTGCCTTTATTACATGACTGAAACTGAGGAGTTGTGTCATCAAAAGTGGCTTTGTAGTGTTTACACCTCCACTATTTCTTCACCAAATGCTGCCTTTTGGCGAAAAAAGGtgacagtgtagacagggcctaaggaACAATCAGGGAAAACCAGTATCCACTCGTGTTTCCTGTTGGTGCCTATAAAGATTTCCCACACCACGATGTGTAGGAATTGTTGACACAGGGAGCACCATAAAATATGGAATTGGCATTATTAGGGTCAgttgttcataattcatttatctgaataatgaaaatgtcatttttcagtgtgtgtggaGCGACCAACCTGCTTCATCAATGAGAACAGCCTCCAGTAGTGCATGAAGTGTCTCATATTAACACTGTCTCTCCATCCAGGTATTTGTCCTGTGACTATCGCCCTACAGCCTGGGttcatacaggaagtcaggggaACATACGGTACATGCAGGAAACACCATTCTGCCTCAGTGTTGGACACTTTCTctcctactccatgtcagattccaactcaactgacttcaacaacccctccaccttcatcctgctgggcattcctggcctggaggcagcccatgtctggatctccatccccttctgtgccATGTACGCCATAGCCATCCTGGGGAGcttcaccatcctgttcatcGTGAAGAGGGAGCCCAGCCTCCATGGACCcttgtactatttcctctgcatgctggtcaTCACTGACCTGGTCCCGTCTACGGCCGTCCtacccaaaatgctgagcatcttctggttcaattccagggagatcaatttcagtgcctgcctcacccagatgtacttcattcTCAGCTTTTCTGTGATACAGTCTGGGATCCTCGTGGCCATGGCTTTTGATCGCTATGTGGCCATCTgcgatcccctgagacattccaccaccCTGACAAACCCTGTGGTGGCCAAAATTGGCCTGGCCACGGTGCTGCGTGGCATCATGCTCGTATTGCCCTACCCCTTCCTGGTGAGGaagtggccatattgcagaaccaacatcattcCCTACACATTCTGCAAGCACATAgctgtggtgaagctggcctgcgcAGATATCCGCATCAGTAGTTACTACAGCCTCTCTGTGGCATTCTTGGTGACTGGTGTGGATGTGTTTTGTATCGCTGTGTCCTATatccagatcctcagggccatcttcagcctcccaacAAAGGATGCCCGCCTCAAGACTTTTGGGACCTGCggctcccacctctgtgtcaTCTTAGCCTCTTACACCCCACATCTCTTCTCTGCCCTCACGCAACGGTTtgggcacaatgtggccctgcatTTCCAGGTTCTCATGTCCAACATGtacctcctggtgccccccatgctaaaccccatcatctatggGGCGAAGACTCAGGAGATCCGGGAtaggctgctccagctctttactCAGAAAGGGACCTAAAGTTTTCTCCTGATGCTCTGGTTCTCAGACCACACTCCATTCAGAGGTAGCTGGTGATATAGTGCTGGGCCCTCCTCCCTGAATCACTGACTGGCCAGTCAAAGAGATATTAAATCCTTTCCTCACCTTACTGTGCTGTGTCAGCGTGACAAACTGGGGAATCTGTCTATGTGCAACTCATAGGGTTGCCacttttctaattgctggtaactggaAGCCTAAGGCCTCACCGCTCTacgctgcctcttcccccaggctccacccctgctctacctctTCCCCTCAAGGCCCCTCCTgcaactctttcctctcctccccctgtcaCTAAACATTGATATCTCCTTGGGCTGTACATGcgatcattgtatgtgaagttatgaaattgtgctatgtgtgtgttattAAAGTTCAGGCTTGTTTCAGGCTTGATGGGACTACGGCTGATTTAAACCAAtgaagtctctggagtacaaagATCCCATCCTGGATGGGttgttcagtcctttgttcagagcttcagtttcaagcacagttcctccagagggcagaagcaggattgaagacaaaatggaggggattCCAGGGCTTTTCATATCCTCTGCATGTGGAAGGATACCCCTTtcttcttactgtggaaaatcacagcagaaaGGTGGagcttggagtcacatgggcaagtcacatgtccatgcatgactcagtttgcaggcggcagccattgctcacatgctatcttgaacgttcccaggaaggctcctcagatgtggattggagtctcccaagctcccttgtcagttaagtgtttcttcattgggcacttactcagaatagtcctttcttgagaagctgaccaaatgcttcacggatgctacttagaatcaaacacattgagatataagtatatagccaatattcgtaacttcaaatacaaaaatgatacacacatacagacagcataatcataaccagctaATTACAGCCTTTTTATAGAAACCTTACTCAAcctactttgtacaagatttggtgccactataggACCTTGCTTGCAACTATGATCTATATGATCACAGTTCACATCAATAACATCACCCCCCTTCAGGAGGGATCTCAATTTCAGGCAATCTTTGGGGTCTTGGTATGCCAGGGTCTGATGAGTTAAGGAAGTAAGAGGGATTTATATGTTGGCCAGCCCTCTGCAGAGCTAGGTCCCAACCCCAGGGTTATGCCCATGAAAAtaatccacccccccacacacacacaccttgcactTTCCCTGTgatccccactcccagcactgggtccttcccctccccctttcctagAGGGTTGtgatctgtgctctctgggcTAAGAGGTGTGTCTCTTCACAGCTGCTTTCTGTGTTTTCCCAACCCTGGgaatttcctcctcccctctgtcagttgggtcaTTAGCATTTCCACAGACAACCATCGATTCAGTTGGACCTGCATCCTGTCTTCAAGAGAGAGAGTTAGTTTTCACAACCACGTCAGGAACAAAGTCCTGAAAAATTGTGACCTGGATTGGAATACCCTGCGTCACCCCTCTCTCTATCCCCGAGAGGTAAGTTGTGTGATGGCTCCCGTCCGGCAGGTCAGTTACACTGTTCCCTCTCGAAGCCTGAGCCACAGGTTGGGTGCCTGGGTGCACAAATGCTGAATCATCCATTCTGTCCTGAGCATCCTCCCCCATGTGATCAGTGAGCAGACATTCCTGTTCTCCCACTATTCctcccccagtttcctcctcaTGGCCCCCTCTAGGACACCTACCACTATGCTCTTTAGAGTGGGAACTATCCCCTGGTCAGCTGTGAAGGGCTCACAGCTAGCAGCCTGGACAGTTGTCTCAGTGGCAGGCTCCACACACCCCTTTCTTCCTGAGGTGGTGTTGCCTCCTGCTGCAGTGTTAAAGGAACCCACACCCACCTCCTCAGtggtttctatgattctatctcccTCCTCTAGGCTACCCTCTGGAACACATCTTCCTATGCTCCCTTAGATTTGGTTTGGCCCGTGTTTGGCAGCACCATGGACTTTTTTCTCCCTGAGGCACCGCTACCTTcagctgaagggcaggagctggtctcaaccacccccacccctggaaacatgcagcttcctcctcctgcagaggaatcaaggagactctgtctctttctttcagcAGTTCCTGGGACTTTCCCCTTTTCCTCTGAAGTCCCAGCAGAACGCTCCTTCTTGCTGCGTGCGGACACTTTAACAGCCTGAGCTacatggaagaaatcattgccaatTAGCATATCAATAGGGGTATCGTCTACTACCCCCACTGATAATACAGCTTCCAAACATTTGGTTTCGATGTGCACTTTAGCCAAAGGCACAAGGATTTTGTAACCATCAAACAATAAAAGCCCTGCCATCTGTCCTGTCAGTATGTCACCTTGTTGTACTATACTCCTCCTAACTACCAAAATTTCTGCCCCTGTATCTTCCCACCCATGATGTTCCCTGCCATTCAGTGCTTCATGCCTAGTTGTACAAAGGCTAATTTTACAAACCTAGTATGATAAGTGACAGTGCCTGAGGGGCTTCTGTGCTCTGAATAGCAGCATTCACCTGGGCTACCTGCTGCCTGCTTTCTTTGAGtacagggcatttattcctcaggtgatcagtggaattacaatgATAGCACCTCCTGGACTCTTCCATTTTCACAGGAGATTCGGGTTGGAGATTAGAAGAATGGGGTAAAATGGGACCATGCTTCCCACCAAGTGTAAACCCTCCATCTGTAGTTTATTCACAATAGATGCTTGTGTCTGTTCAAAGTCATCAGCTAGAGAAGCCATCTCATCCACAGTTTTCACCTTTTTGTCCCATAGACACTGTTTCACATCATCTTTACCTGTGTTTAAGAAGTGCTCCTAACCAACCAGCTAGGTCAAACATTCCTTCAAATCTTGTAACAGCTGTGCCCCTTACCCACTTTCCCATAatatctttaattttttaaacatattcCATGTTGCATACCAGCACCCCcttaagattcctaaatttcACTCTATATCTTTCAGGGGAAAATCTGAAATTGTTTCAAAACCATTTCTTTGAA
The Eretmochelys imbricata isolate rEreImb1 chromosome 1, rEreImb1.hap1, whole genome shotgun sequence DNA segment above includes these coding regions:
- the LOC144279741 gene encoding olfactory receptor 52P1-like; its protein translation is MQETPFCLSVGHFLSYSMSDSNSTDFNNPSTFILLGIPGLEAAHVWISIPFCAMYAIAILGSFTILFIVKREPSLHGPLYYFLCMLVITDLVPSTAVLPKMLSIFWFNSREINFSACLTQMYFILSFSVIQSGILVAMAFDRYVAICDPLRHSTTLTNPVVAKIGLATVLRGIMLVLPYPFLVRKWPYCRTNIIPYTFCKHIAVVKLACADIRISSYYSLSVAFLVTGVDVFCIAVSYIQILRAIFSLPTKDARLKTFGTCGSHLCVILASYTPHLFSALTQRFGHNVALHFQVLMSNMYLLVPPMLNPIIYGAKTQEIRDRLLQLFTQKGT